CTTGGCCGAGCTGCCGGATGGACAGCTGGTCGATACGGTGCGGCTAAGCCGGGGCACCGCCGAGCAGCTGTACATCAGCATACGGCTTGCACTCGTGGATGAATTCGCCTCCGCCGGGGTCCGTCTGCCAGTCGTCATGGACGACCTGTTCGTCAACTTCGACGAGGCGCGTCTAGCCTGCGGGATCGAGCTGCTGAAGCAGGCGTCGAGCCGGGGTCAGCTGCTGCTCTTCACGTGCCATCGGCACGTCTGCGAGGCGTACAGACGCCTTCTGCCGGATGAACCGATCGTACAGCTCCATGCCGCTAGGACGGCACCTTCAGGAGAAGTCATATCAAGGAAGGCCCTCAATTTGGCTGCGCCAAATTCGAGGCTTGCCATAACATCTTCCGATACGTAGGGAACCTGTTATTTCAGGAGGCTAGCACGGCACCTTCAGGAGAAGTCATATCAAGGAAGGCCCTCAATTTGGCTGCGCCAAATTCGAGGCTTGCCATAACATCTTCCGATACATAGGGAACCTGTTATTTCAGGAGGCTAGCACGGCACCTTCAGGAGAAGTCATATCAAGGAAGGCCCTCAATTTGGCTGCGCCAAATTCGAGGCTTGCCATAACATCTTCCGATACGTAGGGAACCTGTTATTTCAGGAGGCTAGCACGGGACAACAGCGCAGAGACAGCGCGTTAAGAGACGAGCTTCAACAGGACGATACCGGATAAACCGAGGATGAGGCCGTACGTTTCAGTACGGGTGAACACATCCTTCAGTACAAATCGAGCGTACAGCATGACCATGACAACGTTCGAAGCGATAATAACGGACACTAGACCTGTGACGCCGAGCTGGAAGGCCGGCATCGCGAATAGCATGCCGCCTGTATTCGTCAAGCCGACAACCATGCCCCAGAGCATCGTTCGGCGTAGCGACCAGGCGGCTTGCTGTGTTGGAGCCGATTCATTCAGCTGCGGCTGCAAGCTGGCAGACTCCAGCGAATCGGTGCGTGTATGCTCTGCGACACCTGCTGCCAGCTCGCGCTGCGCTTGCTCCAGCTGGGCGAGCACGGCACGCTCCTTGCGCAAGCCGACGAGCCAGACGGCTCCGAATAGAAGCGCCCCTGTGGCGAACATGACGCTGAGCACCGGAAGTACAGGCGCTTCATAATTCGTGGCCACCTTCGTCATGAAGTCGGTGAGGCCGAAGAACAGCATCGTCAGTACGCCCCATTGGGCGCCCTGCAGGTTGCGCAGTGACAAGTCATTCGAGTAGCGCACGAGCAAGAGACCAGACATTATGATGACGAATGCCGCCAGCTGACCGTAGCTTAGCCGTTCATCCCATACGACGAACGCCAGCAGGGCGACGACGACCGGCGGCAGGCCGGAGAACATGGCGATCAGCGATGTTTTCCCGACTGAATACCCCTTATACATCGAACCGTTCGCGACAAAAGAGAACAGCCCGAGCAATACGCCAAGCCATACGGCAGGTGTCCAGGGCTGCTGCAGCGCCAGTGCGGCTATGAAGGTTATGATCATTCCCGACGTATATACACCAAGCAGCATCAAATTCCGATTCAAGGTCTGCTTGGAGGACCATCTGTACAATATGCCGCGCAGGCCGAAGCACGCAGCCGAAGCGGCAGCTAGTATAAACCACATGATGCCAATATCCCTCACTCTTCGTAAATCATTTTGACAGTCATACCGCCGTCAATGATTGAATTTTGTCCGGTTATCAAGCCGGCTTGCTTGCCCACCCGCCAAAGTGAGGGCGAGCAGCCCGCCCTTGGAGGCGGCATACGCCTCGGTAAGCGGCTCCGA
Above is a genomic segment from Paenibacillus sp. YYML68 containing:
- a CDS encoding EamA family transporter, whose product is MWFILAAASAACFGLRGILYRWSSKQTLNRNLMLLGVYTSGMIITFIAALALQQPWTPAVWLGVLLGLFSFVANGSMYKGYSVGKTSLIAMFSGLPPVVVALLAFVVWDERLSYGQLAAFVIIMSGLLLVRYSNDLSLRNLQGAQWGVLTMLFFGLTDFMTKVATNYEAPVLPVLSVMFATGALLFGAVWLVGLRKERAVLAQLEQAQRELAAGVAEHTRTDSLESASLQPQLNESAPTQQAAWSLRRTMLWGMVVGLTNTGGMLFAMPAFQLGVTGLVSVIIASNVVMVMLYARFVLKDVFTRTETYGLILGLSGIVLLKLVS